GCTGCTGCTGTTCAAGTCCGCCAATCCGGCCGCGATCTGGGCGATCTTCATCTGCTCGATCTGGCCGATGGTGATCAACACCGCCGTGGGCGTGACGCGCGTGCCGCAGGATTACCTGAACGTGGCGCGCGTGCTCAACCTGTCGGAGTGGAAGATCTTCACCCGCGTGCTGTTTCCCGCGGTGCTGCCCTACATGCTGACCGGCGTGCGGCTGTCGATCGGCACCGCGTGGCTGGTGATCGTGGCCGCCGAGATGCTCACCGGCGGTGTCGGCATCGGCTTCTGGCTGTGGGACGAATGGAACAACCTGAAGGTCGAGCACATCGTGATCGCCATCTTCGTGATCGGCGTGGTGGGGCTGCTGCTGGAGCAGGCGCTGCTGGCCGTCGCCCGCAAGTTTTCGTACGACGCCGTCTGAGGAGACAAGCATGTCCGACAAATTTCTGCGCATCGAAAACGTCGGCCAGGTCTTCAAGACCCGCAAAGGTCCGTTCGTCGCCCTGCGCGAGATCAACCTGACCGTGGCGCGCGGCGAATGCATCGCCCTGATCGGCCACTCGGGCTGCGGCAAATCCACGCTGCTGAACCTGATCGCCGGGCTGACCCGGCCGACCTCCGGCGGACTGATCCTGGCCGAGCGCGAGATCGCGGGGCCCGGGCCGGACCGCGCGGTGGTGTTCCAGAACCACTCGCTGCTGCCGTGGCTGACCTGCTTCGACAACGTGTACCTCGCCGTCGAGCGCGTGTTCGGCAAGTCCGAATCGAAGGCGGACCTGGCGGCGCGCACGCATGCGGCGCTGGCGCTGGTCGGCCTGTCGCACGCCGAGCACAGGCATCCGCACGAGATCTCCGGCGGCATGAAGCAGCGCGTCGGCATCGCCCGCGCGCTGTCGATGGAGCCCAAGGTGCTGCTGATGGATGAGCCGTTCGGCGCGCTCGACGCGCTCACCCGCGCGCACCTGCAGGACGAGTTGCTGAAGATCATCGCCGCGACCGGCAGCACGGTGGTGATGGTCACGCACGATGTGGACGAAGCCGTGCTGCTGGCCGACCGCATCGTCATGATGACCAACGGCCCCGCGGCCACCATCGGCGAGGTGCTGCGCGTCGGCCTGCCCCGACCGCGCGCGCGGCTGGCGCTGGCCGACGATCCGACCTACCACGCGTGCCGCACCGCCGTGCTGGATTTCCTCTACCGCAAGCAGCGCCACCCCGTGATGGAGGAAGCGGCGTAGCCCGGGGGCGCCCGTTCCCGATGGAAACCGCCCCGGCCCCGCCGGGCGGCGCTATCATCGGCGTCATCCCTGTTGCCTTTCCCGATGCCGATGCCTGCCCCGCCCATCCTGCCCGACGAAACCGCTGAAGAAGCGCTCGCCAATGGCCCCTTCCCCGCCGCCCGCTTCATCAAGGAAATCGGGCGCGGCGCGGACGGCGCCCGCGCACTGGTCAAGCACGATGCGCGCGCGCTGTTCGCCGCCATGCTCGAAGGCCGCGTGGCCGACGTGCAGCTGGGCGCGATCCTGATGGCCTATCGCATCAAGGGCGAGACGCCGGAAGAGCTCGACGGCATGCTGGAGGCCACGCATGCCCACTGCCTGCCGCTGCCTGCGCCGGACACGCGCGACGGCACGCTGCCGGTGGTGATCCCCAGCTACAACGGCGCGCGCCGACAGCCCAACCTGGTGCCACTGCTGGCCGCGCTGCTGGCACGCGAGGGCGTGCCGGTGCTGGTCCACGGCATCCGCCGCTTCGATGGCCGCATCACCACCGCCACGCTGTTCGGCGCGCTGGGCTGGCCCGTGTGCGAACACATGGACGAGGCCCGCGAGCGGCTGGAGAACGATCGCCTGGCCTTCGTGCCGGTCGACGTGCTGTCGCCGGACCTCACGGCGCTGCTCGACAAGCGCGAGATCGTCGGCCTGCGCAATTCGTCGCACACGGTGGTGAAGATGCTGCAGCCGATCGGCAGCCACGCCCCGCGCGAAGCACTGCGGCTGGTCAGCTACACCCACCCCGAATACCGCGACACCCTGACCGATTACTTCCTGCGCCATCCCGCCAATGTGTTGCTGGCACGCGGCACGGAAGGCGAGGCCGTGGCCGACGCACGGCGCGGCAGCGCGGTCGAATGGCTGCGCGACGGTGTGCACGAGACCGTGATCGAAGCGGCCGAGGGCTCCAGCGGCACCCCGCCCGAGTTGCCCGCCGGCACCGATGCCGAGGCCACCGCCCGCTGGATCGAGGCCGTGCTCGACGGCCGCCAGCCCGTGCCGGAGCCGATCGCCCGGCAGGTGCGGGCGATCGTGCGCTGCGCGCGGCCGGCGCACGCGGCCGCTTAGCCGCCCCGGTTCAGCGCGCCGGCAGCGGAATGCGCTCCGTCTCGCCCGGCACGTGGGCGAAACGGTCGTCCTGCCAGCGCTGCTTGGCCGCGTCGATGTCCGCCCGGTCGCTGGCGACGAAGTTCCAGTAGATGTGCCGATGGCCGTCGGTCGGCGCGCCGCCCAGCAGCATCACCCGGGACGACGCCTGCGCGGTGAGCGTGACGTCGCCTCCAGGTTCGAGCACGGCCAGGTGCTGCGGGTCCAGCGCCTCGCCGTCGATCGTGACGGCGCCGTCGACCAGGTAGACACCGCGGTCCTCATGTTCCGGCGGAATCGCCAGCGACGCTCCCGCCGCCAGTTCCAGCGCCACATACAGCGTGCGCGAGGACACCCGCACCGGCGAGGTCAGCCCGAACGCCTCTCCGGCGATGACAGTGCCGCGCACGCCCGGGCATTCGAGCTTCGGCAAGGTCTCGGCGGCATGGTGCGCGAAGCTGGGGTCGACCTTCTCCTGCCCGCGCGGCAGGGCCACCCAGGTCTGGATACCGTGCAGGCGGGCGCCGCGCTCGCGCACCTCGGGCGCCGTGCGCTCGGAATGGACGATGCCGCTGCCGGCCGTCATCCAGTTGACGTCGCCGGGGGCGATGGTCTGCACGCTGCCCAGGCTGTCACGGTGGACCATGCTGCCGTCGAACAAGTAGGTCACGGTCGCCAAACCGATGTGCGGATGCGGACGCACGTCGATCCCCTCGCCGGGAGCAAAGTCGACCGGCCCCATGTGGTCGAAGAAGATGAACGGCCCGACCGTCTGGCGCGCGGCCGACGGCAGCACGCGCTTGACCGAGAAACCGCCCAGGTCGCGCACGTGCGGCCCGATGATGTGCTGGATCGAGGTCATGGCGGGTCCTTCAAGCGCGCTCGGCCAGTTGCGTGTCGATACTGATCTCGACCTCGGTCATCAGCTTGTGGACCGGGCACTTGCCCGCCACGCGCAGCAGGTCCGCGCGCTGCTCGTCGGTCAGATCGCCGTGCAGCGTCAACACGGTGCGCAGCTTGTAGTGGCCGTGGCGCTCCTGGCTGCCGTCGTGCTCGACCGCCACCTCGATGGAGTCGAGCGGATAGTTGCGCTGGCGCGCGTAGAGCGTCACCGTCAGCGTTTTGCAGCAGGCCAGCGCGGCATCGAAATAAGCATGCGGGTCGGGCGCGCTGCCTTCCCCGGTCGGCTTGGGAACGTCGGTGTAGGCCACCCCTTCTGGGAAGATGACTTGATGACGGAAGCGTCCTTCCGTGTCCTTGGTGACGACGATGGTCATGCGGGCTCCTGGGAGGCGAAAAATGGGGACTGGGCGCAACGGCCGCGCCACCACGGCAGTGTAGCGAACCGGGCTGCCGGCGCATGCAGCCACCGCCGGGCAAGTGGACGGTTCGGCTCGCAAACATTTGCGCATCCAAGTTGCGACACAACCGCTCAAGTCGCTCCGCCGGATGCCGATTGACCGGGTTGGACAATTTTGTCCCGATCCCGCCCACCCGCCTTCTCGCATGCTTTCTCCGCGCCCGTATGCCGCTGCCGCCGGCGGCATCGGACTGCTCCTCGTCTTGCTTGCCGCAACCGTCATGGGCGGCTGGCTGCTGCATTGGCCGTGGGCGGTCACGCTGGGCAATCCGGAACTCGCGGTCGTCTTTTCGACAGCGTTCGCCCTCGCGCTGCTGGGCACCGGAGTCGCCGCGCTGTCGGCGGGAAGCCTCGTGCCCGCCCTCGCCGATCGCACCGGCTCGGCAACGGCCGCCTGCGGCAGCACGGCCGCGGTGCTCTGCGCGCTGCGCGTGGTGGAAGCCGCCACCGGGTGGCCGGTGGCATTCGACATACCGGACCTGCACCGCTGGCTGGATCACCAGTGGCTCACGGGCTGGGTCGGTGCGCCGCAACCGAGCCACGCGCTGGCCCTCGGCCTCACCGGGCTCGCCCTGGCCCTGGCGCCAGATCTGACGCAGCGCCGCCGGGCCATCGTGTTCTACGGCCTGCTGGCGCTGTCGCTGCTCACCAGCGGCATCGACCTGCTGGGCCAGGCGATGGATCTGGAATACCTCTATCCGACGTGGCTGAAATGGCGGGCGTCGAATGTCACCGCCGTTTGCAGCCTCCTCGCCGTCATGGCGGTCGGCTGCGCCGCGCGGGCCCGGCATCCGGGCCTGTGGCAGACCCGGCTGTCGCCGGAGGACACCATCGTCTGGATCAGTGGCGGCTGCGTGGTGCTGGCCGGACTGTGCGCCACCATTACCGCCTTTATCCTCCAGATCGAGAACGCCAACGCCACGTTCGGCATCACGCGGGCACAGGCACTGGCCAGCTATGCCGAAGAATTCGACCAAGCGCTCACGACCCGGGTCGCAAGCCCCCGGCTGATCGTGGCGACCCTGCGGGTGCAGGATGCACTGCGCCATCCCGCCGACAACGCGACACGCCTGCGCGGCCTCGCCGCGCTCAATGCGTACCGCGAGCAGGGCTACGCCTACCTGGCGCTGCGCACGGCGGCCGGCGAAACCGTGCTCAAGCTGGGGACCGAGATCGCCCATCCCGAGCTCGCCATCCCGCTGCGTGCGGGCCTCGCCCCGGAACGGGCCACGCTGCAATGGGTCCACGGCTTCAGCCTGCGTACCGAAACGCCGGTCATGGTCGACGGTACACGCGTCGGTTGGCTCGTCGCCGAACAACCGCTGGCGCAGATGACGGCCCGCTATACCGGAACGCGCGGCGTAGGCATCACCGAAACCCTGGCGCTGTCCGGCCTGGATGCCGGCGGGCGCTTGATGTCGTTCCCGCAGCGCTTCGATGCCTATGTCTTCGAGCTGCCGGCCTGGATGCCCGAACGGCGGCCGCTACCGTCGCGCTTGGCCCTGGCCGGCCAGACCGGGTACGGCCAGTGGCGCGACATCCACGGCACCCCGACCGCTTTCGGCTATACGCCCATCGGGCACACCGGCCTCGCGCTGATCAGCAAGATCGCCAGCGTCGAACTCTACGCCCCGATGCGGCAGCAGTTCGAGCGGCTGGGCAGCTTCATGCTGTGCCTGATGGTGGGCAGCTTCCTGGTCATCCGCGTGACGGTG
The sequence above is drawn from the Ralstonia solanacearum K60 genome and encodes:
- a CDS encoding ABC transporter ATP-binding protein codes for the protein MSDKFLRIENVGQVFKTRKGPFVALREINLTVARGECIALIGHSGCGKSTLLNLIAGLTRPTSGGLILAEREIAGPGPDRAVVFQNHSLLPWLTCFDNVYLAVERVFGKSESKADLAARTHAALALVGLSHAEHRHPHEISGGMKQRVGIARALSMEPKVLLMDEPFGALDALTRAHLQDELLKIIAATGSTVVMVTHDVDEAVLLADRIVMMTNGPAATIGEVLRVGLPRPRARLALADDPTYHACRTAVLDFLYRKQRHPVMEEAA
- a CDS encoding sensor domain-containing diguanylate cyclase, whose protein sequence is MLSPRPYAAAAGGIGLLLVLLAATVMGGWLLHWPWAVTLGNPELAVVFSTAFALALLGTGVAALSAGSLVPALADRTGSATAACGSTAAVLCALRVVEAATGWPVAFDIPDLHRWLDHQWLTGWVGAPQPSHALALGLTGLALALAPDLTQRRRAIVFYGLLALSLLTSGIDLLGQAMDLEYLYPTWLKWRASNVTAVCSLLAVMAVGCAARARHPGLWQTRLSPEDTIVWISGGCVVLAGLCATITAFILQIENANATFGITRAQALASYAEEFDQALTTRVASPRLIVATLRVQDALRHPADNATRLRGLAALNAYREQGYAYLALRTAAGETVLKLGTEIAHPELAIPLRAGLAPERATLQWVHGFSLRTETPVMVDGTRVGWLVAEQPLAQMTARYTGTRGVGITETLALSGLDAGGRLMSFPQRFDAYVFELPAWMPERRPLPSRLALAGQTGYGQWRDIHGTPTAFGYTPIGHTGLALISKIASVELYAPMRQQFERLGSFMLCLMVGSFLVIRVTVQPFANRLAASERALRTANENLERRRDALRASREQLRLVADNVPAQLSYVDSDNVLRFASRTLLEAFGRAEADVLDRPVRELYVPDDYRTLLLYMTEVLEGYPVQFEITSMQTGTPRYLSGHYYPDYDDRGTLRGYFSVLQDLTLRKTAELALARSERALKLVLDNAPLLVSHIDAHGVFTFCNVTHARWLQRTPEEVYGRHTREIFTPGTYALLAPYIERALAGESVEFEINAPWYEKATGSSARSRTRYFRGQFVVDANDAGERNGFYAFVQDVTEAKRSEMELSRMAHFDALTGLANRYELYERLRAALERRQRQPAPMGVLYLDVDHFKRINDTYGHAAGDAVLVEVARRLQHTVRRTDTVARLAGDEFVILLDPIDTSDDALHTARKVVTAIRPPIQLRGDIALKVTASIGVACPGPDAADADAVLREADRALYWAKSRGRDTAA
- a CDS encoding OsmC family protein; its protein translation is MTIVVTKDTEGRFRHQVIFPEGVAYTDVPKPTGEGSAPDPHAYFDAALACCKTLTVTLYARQRNYPLDSIEVAVEHDGSQERHGHYKLRTVLTLHGDLTDEQRADLLRVAGKCPVHKLMTEVEISIDTQLAERA
- a CDS encoding pirin family protein; the encoded protein is MTSIQHIIGPHVRDLGGFSVKRVLPSAARQTVGPFIFFDHMGPVDFAPGEGIDVRPHPHIGLATVTYLFDGSMVHRDSLGSVQTIAPGDVNWMTAGSGIVHSERTAPEVRERGARLHGIQTWVALPRGQEKVDPSFAHHAAETLPKLECPGVRGTVIAGEAFGLTSPVRVSSRTLYVALELAAGASLAIPPEHEDRGVYLVDGAVTIDGEALDPQHLAVLEPGGDVTLTAQASSRVMLLGGAPTDGHRHIYWNFVASDRADIDAAKQRWQDDRFAHVPGETERIPLPAR
- the ybiB gene encoding DNA-binding protein YbiB yields the protein MPAPPILPDETAEEALANGPFPAARFIKEIGRGADGARALVKHDARALFAAMLEGRVADVQLGAILMAYRIKGETPEELDGMLEATHAHCLPLPAPDTRDGTLPVVIPSYNGARRQPNLVPLLAALLAREGVPVLVHGIRRFDGRITTATLFGALGWPVCEHMDEARERLENDRLAFVPVDVLSPDLTALLDKREIVGLRNSSHTVVKMLQPIGSHAPREALRLVSYTHPEYRDTLTDYFLRHPANVLLARGTEGEAVADARRGSAVEWLRDGVHETVIEAAEGSSGTPPELPAGTDAEATARWIEAVLDGRQPVPEPIARQVRAIVRCARPAHAAA